In the genome of Deltaproteobacteria bacterium, the window TACAGGCTGATCTTCGGATTTCCGACCGTTCCCCTCACCTGGACAGTGACGGATCCGTCGGTTTTTGCCCTGGCTCCGGCGAGAAGAAACAGGGGGGCCAGCCGCTTACGCGACGACGCCGAGGGACGCAGGCTAAGCGTCATATTGAGTCGGGAATTTTTGATATTCGATGGGAAAAGCAGGGCGGTTCCCCTGGCATCGCCGATGATGTCACCCTGAACGGTGGTCTCGCCGAGCGTGAGAAGATTATCCTTAACGGTCCAGAAAACAAGGGCCCGTGAGATTCCCAGAGACCCGGCGCCCAGAATGTCCATGGCGCCTCCGGAAAGCGAAGCGTCGCCAACCCGCGCGTTTCCCTTGCCGGATATCTTCCCCTTTCCATCGCTGTCCACGTCAAGATCCACATCGAGGGAAAGTCGGCCCGAAAGCTTCACGGGGAGGTTCTGCCCACCGGGGATGCGGGCAAGCTCAATCCCCTTTCCCCGGCCCTTGATGTGCCATGTCCGCCCTTCCTTCTCAAGGGTGACAGGCAGTTCTCCCCAGGGTCCTTTCAGGACAATCCCCGCACTCCTGTCATGTCCCACAAAGCTCTTCAGACCGAAGGACACCATCGCGTTTCCAAGGTTGACATGGGCACCGCCGATCATGGCGTCAAGCCCGGTCACCTTCAGGGACAGGGGGAAAACAAATGCGGCCGAATCCATGGACAGGACTCCCCCGGTAACATCCTTCATCCGCGCGTTCAGCATTTCAGCCATCCTGCCCCCGGGAAAGGTCGAAATCAGAAAGATTGCCGTTCCCGACAGGAAAAGAAGCAGGTAGACCACGTATCTGACAGCGCCGCGTCCCCTCATTTGCCCTCCAGGGTGCTGACCAACAACGTGACGTCAAGCAACTTGGGATCGTCGAAACGGGCCTTGATACGAATCCGCCTGGTTCTGACAAGGCGGTTCTCATTCTCCACGTTCTTCAGAAATCCAACGAGAGAACCAAGATCCAGCTTCTCCAGCCTGATCTCCACGGATGATTCCTCGATTCCCGATTCCATCTGAGTTTTCAGCGGTTTCATTGACGCGATTTTGTCCTGGACCCCTGATTCCCTGGCTCCCGATTCAAGTCGGGCGAGAAGTGAACCTTCATCCCGGGAGGACCCGATACGTTTTTCAAAACCGGACAACGATTGAGTCAGCTCCATATATCGGGTTTTCAGCTCCTCAAACCTGGCAAGCTCCTGTTTTTTTCGAACCGCCATACTCTGCCACCGGTCTCGCCTTTCCAGGGCGGGAGAGAGAACAAGGCTGTAGAGAAGGGTGCTGAGGACAAACAGTGCCCCCAGGACGATAACGATTCTCTCCCTTTCTGAAAGGCGGTGAAGGAAACTACGCAAGTTAAAGAACCTCCATCTGGAGACGGAAGGAGACCTTGGATGGGTCAGCGCCGACCCGCGCATTCTGAACCTTGACATCCTTGAACTTTCCGGATTTATCGAGGGCGCTTTTAATCCTGTCAATGACATCGAAGGATGGGGCCGTACCTTCCAGGCGGAGCCGACCCGAGTCCAGGGACAGCTCGTTGAGCTTCAGGTCCAGATCGCTGGGGATGGCCCGGCCAAGATCTGCCATTACCGAAAGTGCAGTCCTTCCGGAAAAGCCCGCGTAATCGGCCGCCTTTTTCTGAAGGGTGGAAATTTTCTCCTCCATCTGGGCCACCACATTGACGATTCTTGCATCCGGAAACATCATTTGAAAGGAGGATTTGAGTGTCCCTGCATAGGTCTGGTATTCGTCCTTCGCGGCAGTGTAATCACCCCAAAGGTATCCAGCGCCCAGGAGAACCACCAATCCGGCTAGGATCGCGGTCCGAAAACCGGCTTCTTTCAGGCCGGTAAGTATGTTTTCGGGCTTAAAAGGCCCCTGTCGAAGGTCGAACGGCAAAGATTCCCGGCGCCCAAGGGCCCGGAGGGCCAATCCCAGGGCGGGAAGGTATTGACCGGCCTCACCTGATACGGAGAAATCGCTTTCATTGAATACCG includes:
- the gspN gene encoding type II secretion system protein GspN gives rise to the protein MRGRGAVRYVVYLLLFLSGTAIFLISTFPGGRMAEMLNARMKDVTGGVLSMDSAAFVFPLSLKVTGLDAMIGGAHVNLGNAMVSFGLKSFVGHDRSAGIVLKGPWGELPVTLEKEGRTWHIKGRGKGIELARIPGGQNLPVKLSGRLSLDVDLDVDSDGKGKISGKGNARVGDASLSGGAMDILGAGSLGISRALVFWTVKDNLLTLGETTVQGDIIGDARGTALLFPSNIKNSRLNMTLSLRPSASSRKRLAPLFLLAGARAKTDGSVTVQVRGTVGNPKISL
- a CDS encoding type II secretion system protein M, which produces MRSFLHRLSERERIVIVLGALFVLSTLLYSLVLSPALERRDRWQSMAVRKKQELARFEELKTRYMELTQSLSGFEKRIGSSRDEGSLLARLESGARESGVQDKIASMKPLKTQMESGIEESSVEIRLEKLDLGSLVGFLKNVENENRLVRTRRIRIKARFDDPKLLDVTLLVSTLEGK